Proteins encoded in a region of the Larimichthys crocea isolate SSNF chromosome XVI, L_crocea_2.0, whole genome shotgun sequence genome:
- the socs3b gene encoding suppressor of cytokine signaling 3b: MVTFSGRNPLAMSSVTPPEGRVQGSNFTPHHFKPFSSHAHYQQVMHALRKLQESGFYWGPVGGREASSMLRSEPPGTFLIRDSSDHHHFFTLSVQTARGTKNLRIHSEGGGFFLQPDPQNTQEPPQFDCVLKLIAHYMGKGPDAGRSRDGACGGNSGEAELKGRSVYLIHSGGERIPLELRRPLSTSLSSLQHMCRRTLNNRGLGGSERAEQLPHTLRDFLEEYDAPI; encoded by the exons ATGGTAACCTTCAGCGGACGCAACCCCCTCGCCATGAGCAGCGTGACCCCTCCAGAGGGCAGGGTTCAGGGGTCAAACTTCACCCCGCATCACTTCAAGCCCTTCAGCTCGCATGCACACTACCAGCAG GTGATGCATGCATTGCGTAAGCTACAGGAGAGTGGGTTTTACTGGGGGCCCGTTGGGGGTCGGGAGGCCAGCTCCATGCTGCGCTCTGAACCGCCTGGCACCTTCTTGATCCGCGACTCCTCGGACCACCACCACTTCTTCACCCTCTCTGTCCAGACGGCACGAGGAACCAAGAACCTGCGCATCCACAGCGAGGGAGGCGGCTTCTTCCTACAGCCAGACCCCCAAAATACCCAAGAGCCCCCACAATTCGATTGTGTGCTGAAACTCATAGCGCACTACATGGGCAAAGGGCCCGATGCTGGAAGGAGCAGAGACGGGGCATGTGGGGGCAATTCAGGAGAGGCTGAACTGAAGGGACGCAGCGTATATCTGATCCACAGCGGTGGAGAGAGGATTCCCCTGGAATTGCGCCGACCCCTCTCAACATCTCTCTCGTCCCTGCAGCACATGTGCAGGAGGACCCTGAACAACCGAGGCCTGGGGGGGTCAGAGCGAGCTGAGCAGCTCCCGCACACTCTTAGAGACTTCTTGGAGGAGTACGATGCTCCGATATGA